From a region of the Salinispira pacifica genome:
- a CDS encoding glycoside hydrolase family 3 protein, whose translation MSEVQEILESLSLEEKIAQMFLHDFVGKEDLTPQLIEKAENGLLGGVIFFSGANVDNLEQLHELSRKIQEHGRQSRHKIPLFITLDQEGGQLSALHRGVTIFPGNMAMGFADRPELAAQAAGQIGRELKYAGININFAPVLDVSYDSRNGVPVADNRMFSPDPRVVSDMGAGFVSGIRDAGIMACAKHFPGQRLTERDTHHALDRIDYSMERLESVELAPFKRAISEGLDAIMTHHAIYESFDDKPATLSPAVHSYIRNTLGFTGLVISDDLIMKAIMNMYGKEEAAIQAVNAGVDLIIFTGAGEWFIPVIAGAVRDGRIPMERIDESARRILEKKFSFDIGRVAETKDFSTLEGDRISLELCREALVKYHDPHNLFPLAPDPQQRVSVVLANPARLVMSDTVNFYDISLKTEIESSGHHPYVKEVIMPWNPTDEEILSCFDIGFVSDVLIFTTVNAYRFDRQLEVLRQISEVAGNREPRRPLIISVATRSPDDAPLLAEYSDAVIVTGGITPHMITALTEAIFQTGYFSEKESKII comes from the coding sequence ATGAGTGAGGTGCAGGAAATTCTGGAATCATTGAGCCTTGAGGAAAAGATCGCTCAGATGTTTCTTCATGATTTTGTAGGCAAGGAGGATCTTACTCCCCAGTTGATAGAGAAGGCGGAAAACGGCCTGCTGGGCGGGGTGATTTTTTTCTCGGGTGCAAATGTGGATAACCTGGAGCAGCTGCATGAGCTTTCCCGGAAAATCCAGGAACACGGCCGACAGAGCCGCCACAAAATTCCTCTCTTCATTACACTGGATCAGGAAGGGGGGCAGCTGTCCGCACTCCACCGGGGGGTGACAATCTTCCCGGGAAACATGGCCATGGGCTTCGCAGACCGGCCGGAACTGGCGGCACAGGCAGCCGGGCAGATCGGCAGGGAACTGAAGTATGCGGGCATCAATATCAACTTTGCACCGGTTCTGGATGTGAGCTACGACTCCCGGAATGGAGTTCCCGTAGCGGATAACCGGATGTTTTCCCCTGATCCCCGGGTTGTATCGGATATGGGTGCGGGCTTCGTCTCGGGAATCCGGGACGCGGGAATCATGGCATGCGCCAAGCACTTCCCCGGCCAGCGGCTCACCGAACGGGACACCCACCATGCCCTGGACCGGATCGATTACAGCATGGAGCGTCTGGAATCTGTGGAGCTGGCACCGTTCAAGCGGGCAATTTCAGAGGGGCTCGATGCCATCATGACTCATCACGCCATCTATGAGAGTTTCGATGACAAGCCCGCAACCCTGAGTCCCGCCGTACACTCTTACATCAGAAATACCCTGGGCTTCACCGGGCTGGTGATCAGCGATGACCTGATCATGAAAGCGATTATGAACATGTACGGCAAAGAGGAAGCGGCCATTCAGGCGGTAAACGCCGGCGTGGATCTGATCATTTTCACCGGAGCCGGCGAGTGGTTCATACCTGTTATTGCCGGGGCAGTACGGGACGGCAGAATTCCCATGGAACGGATTGACGAGTCAGCCCGGAGGATCCTGGAAAAGAAGTTCAGTTTCGATATCGGCCGCGTCGCTGAAACAAAGGATTTCAGTACATTGGAAGGGGACCGAATCAGCCTTGAACTGTGCCGGGAAGCCCTGGTGAAGTATCATGATCCTCATAATCTGTTTCCCCTTGCCCCTGATCCGCAGCAGCGGGTGTCGGTGGTGCTTGCCAATCCTGCCCGTCTGGTGATGTCCGACACGGTGAACTTCTACGATATTTCCCTGAAAACCGAAATTGAATCTTCCGGGCACCACCCCTATGTAAAAGAGGTGATCATGCCCTGGAATCCCACGGATGAAGAAATTCTCTCCTGCTTCGATATCGGCTTTGTATCGGATGTTCTCATCTTCACCACAGTGAACGCCTACCGCTTTGACCGTCAGCTGGAGGTTCTCCGGCAGATCTCGGAAGTTGCGGGAAACCGGGAGCCCCGCCGGCCCCTGATTATTTCGGTGGCCACCCGAAGTCCCGACGATGCGCCCTTGCTTGCGGAATACTCCGATGCGGTGATCGTAACCGGCGGCATAACCCCCCATATGATCACCGCCCTCACCGAAGCGATTTTTCAGACCGGGTATTTCAGTGAGAAGGAGAGCAAGATCATATGA
- a CDS encoding GH36-type glycosyl hydrolase domain-containing protein, producing MSAQKTSSEHWRMEEGKFILTRPLRHRPWYNYLSNGEYGLKISHLGDGFATTLTEPRVVVTNYDFFTPNRGRFVYVREGGEVWNPGFYPTANPLDEYRCVHQPGMSSLSGTRNGVSVESSHFLPREGSYEIWSIVVKNLSEQEKQLQLFTLAEFLLYDNLAVDPVYFSWFTNSRYRHDIHQMEFFRTDSTPVFGFCRSDTAPQAFESSLVEFTGEGDYLDPEGVRRGMLGNNPSAGDPYAASFQYDISLAPGESRTINLFIGQGETAAGESLKSFPDNQAVRARQWEIPGEWSRKLHREEWLKVEDPRLRSYVSGFLPYQIIQQARGNVRSTFRGYRDVAQDAMGLSFFDPGGSAKLIRTLCTKMMDTGRCLRQWNTGGGLNDERDFRDLPLWLAPAVQRYLDQTDDASFLQEEHEYFNSTERGSIWEHMLRGLDYVLTYGPHGLLEMGKGDWNDALSGLGPRGESLWLNEMAYYSISILQDLASRYNLQLDFDGEAEKEKLYQGVVNNWNGEWFLRGYHENGDPVGGDERIFLLPQAWFTISGMGERDPGKASRALDSMLARLANDNGLLICHPGFENFDPVVGNLSCLAPGVAENFAVYNHASAFAVYALLKAGRSEAGLDYLSRLLPFRKDAAKTGAEPYVLVNYYNGGYYPVKDGQGGIPWLTGTVHWLALSLFDHIFPQNIRI from the coding sequence ATGAGTGCACAGAAAACATCATCGGAACACTGGCGGATGGAGGAGGGAAAGTTCATCCTCACCCGTCCTCTGCGCCACCGCCCCTGGTACAATTATCTCTCCAACGGCGAGTACGGTCTGAAAATCAGCCATTTAGGTGACGGCTTCGCAACAACTCTCACAGAGCCCCGGGTGGTTGTCACCAATTATGACTTTTTCACCCCCAACAGAGGCCGCTTTGTGTATGTGCGTGAGGGCGGGGAGGTATGGAACCCGGGGTTTTATCCAACGGCCAATCCCCTGGATGAGTACCGGTGCGTACATCAGCCGGGAATGAGTTCTCTTTCTGGGACCCGAAACGGCGTGAGCGTTGAAAGTTCTCACTTTCTTCCCCGGGAAGGAAGTTATGAGATCTGGAGCATCGTGGTGAAGAACCTCTCGGAACAGGAAAAACAGCTTCAGCTGTTCACCCTTGCGGAATTTCTGCTCTACGATAACCTGGCGGTTGATCCGGTCTATTTCAGCTGGTTCACCAATTCCCGGTACAGGCATGATATTCATCAGATGGAATTCTTCCGGACAGATTCCACTCCGGTGTTCGGGTTCTGCAGGTCCGATACCGCCCCTCAGGCGTTCGAATCCAGTCTGGTTGAGTTCACCGGGGAAGGGGATTACCTGGACCCGGAAGGGGTGAGGCGGGGCATGCTGGGGAACAATCCTTCGGCAGGGGATCCTTATGCTGCTTCATTCCAGTATGATATTTCCCTTGCCCCCGGTGAATCCAGGACCATCAACCTCTTCATCGGACAGGGGGAGACCGCCGCTGGGGAATCGCTGAAGAGCTTTCCGGATAATCAGGCTGTCCGTGCCCGGCAGTGGGAAATCCCCGGTGAATGGAGCAGGAAGCTTCACCGTGAGGAGTGGCTGAAGGTGGAGGATCCCCGGCTGCGCTCCTATGTTTCGGGCTTTCTTCCCTACCAGATCATTCAGCAGGCCCGGGGGAATGTGCGCTCAACCTTCCGGGGCTATCGGGACGTTGCCCAGGATGCCATGGGTTTGAGCTTTTTCGATCCCGGCGGTTCGGCAAAGCTCATCCGCACGCTTTGCACCAAGATGATGGATACCGGCAGATGTCTGCGCCAGTGGAACACCGGAGGAGGTCTGAACGATGAACGGGATTTCCGGGATCTGCCCCTGTGGCTGGCCCCGGCGGTTCAGCGCTATCTGGATCAGACCGACGATGCTTCCTTTCTTCAGGAAGAGCACGAATATTTCAACAGCACTGAGCGGGGGAGCATCTGGGAACATATGCTGAGAGGACTGGACTATGTTCTCACATACGGCCCCCACGGTCTCCTGGAGATGGGCAAGGGGGACTGGAACGATGCCCTCAGTGGGCTGGGGCCCCGGGGAGAGAGCCTGTGGCTCAATGAGATGGCCTACTACTCCATTTCAATTCTCCAGGATCTGGCCAGCCGTTACAATCTTCAGCTTGATTTCGACGGGGAAGCAGAAAAGGAGAAGCTCTACCAGGGGGTTGTGAACAACTGGAACGGTGAGTGGTTCCTCCGGGGATATCACGAGAACGGCGATCCGGTGGGGGGGGATGAACGGATATTTCTCCTTCCCCAGGCCTGGTTCACCATAAGCGGCATGGGCGAACGTGACCCCGGGAAGGCCTCCAGAGCTCTGGACAGCATGCTGGCCCGACTTGCCAACGACAACGGTCTGCTCATCTGCCATCCGGGTTTTGAGAACTTCGATCCGGTGGTGGGAAATCTCAGCTGCCTGGCCCCGGGGGTCGCGGAAAACTTTGCGGTGTACAACCATGCATCGGCGTTCGCCGTGTACGCACTTCTCAAGGCGGGGCGCAGCGAGGCCGGGCTGGACTATCTTTCCCGGCTGCTTCCCTTCCGGAAGGATGCGGCGAAAACCGGGGCCGAACCCTATGTACTGGTGAATTATTACAACGGCGGCTATTACCCGGTGAAGGACGGTCAGGGCGGCATTCCCTGGCTTACGGGGACCGTGCACTGGCTTGCATTGTCATTATTTGATCATATTTTCCCGCAAAACATCAGGATATAA
- the nagA gene encoding N-acetylglucosamine-6-phosphate deacetylase, producing the protein MNRIVLYNATVFTGVTKVEKSAVLIEDGIIADVFSEKRFSQKSFPPGTELYDLEGAFLGPGLIDTHIHGLHGHGTDDLTIDAVVAMSDALVEYGVTSFCPTIYPQQDEDFIASIKASADAMGKETGAEILGLHLEGPFINPEKRGVQIPEYMKGVDLSLMEEYYRTARGQITNMTVAPELKNMRELALYCAKKGIVLQAGHSSASYDQMREGMEAGITHATHFFNAMRKMHHRDPGLVGAILIHPELTCELIADGEHVHPAIVQLLVKEKAADKICLVTDAIKPTNQKGGCLLANQEEVYLGEDKVFHRTKDDVIAGSALTLNRGVGNMVDWGISPTDALLMASYSPANILGFHKEIGSLLPGRKANLAVFDREFNAVATLVNGNFLKKEI; encoded by the coding sequence ATGAATAGAATTGTATTATATAATGCCACAGTTTTCACCGGGGTCACAAAGGTGGAGAAGAGCGCAGTACTTATCGAGGACGGCATTATCGCCGATGTGTTCTCGGAAAAGCGGTTCTCCCAGAAATCGTTCCCGCCGGGAACGGAGCTGTACGATCTGGAAGGTGCCTTTCTGGGACCGGGACTCATCGATACCCATATTCACGGACTTCACGGTCACGGAACCGACGACCTCACCATAGACGCCGTGGTGGCAATGAGCGATGCCTTGGTGGAATACGGGGTAACCAGTTTCTGCCCCACCATATACCCCCAGCAGGATGAGGATTTCATCGCATCCATAAAGGCCAGCGCAGACGCCATGGGGAAGGAAACCGGCGCAGAAATTCTGGGGCTTCATCTGGAAGGCCCCTTTATCAACCCCGAGAAGCGGGGGGTACAGATTCCCGAATATATGAAAGGGGTGGATCTCTCTCTCATGGAGGAGTATTACCGCACCGCCCGGGGACAGATCACCAACATGACCGTAGCCCCGGAACTGAAAAACATGCGCGAACTGGCCCTCTATTGCGCAAAAAAAGGCATTGTCCTCCAGGCAGGGCATTCAAGCGCAAGCTACGACCAGATGCGGGAGGGAATGGAGGCGGGAATAACCCATGCCACCCACTTCTTCAACGCCATGCGGAAAATGCATCATCGGGACCCGGGGCTGGTGGGGGCCATCCTCATCCATCCCGAGCTGACCTGTGAACTGATTGCCGACGGAGAGCACGTGCACCCCGCCATCGTTCAGCTTCTGGTGAAGGAAAAAGCGGCGGACAAAATCTGTCTGGTCACCGACGCCATTAAACCCACCAACCAGAAAGGGGGCTGCCTTCTGGCCAACCAGGAGGAAGTGTACCTGGGTGAAGACAAGGTATTTCACAGGACGAAGGATGATGTTATTGCCGGCAGCGCCCTCACCCTCAACCGGGGGGTGGGCAATATGGTAGACTGGGGAATCAGCCCAACCGATGCGTTGCTGATGGCCAGCTACAGCCCGGCAAACATTCTGGGCTTCCACAAAGAGATCGGCAGCCTGCTGCCCGGCCGAAAAGCAAACCTGGCGGTATTCGACAGGGAGTTCAACGCAGTGGCGACCCTTGTGAACGGCAATTTTCTGAAAAAAGAGATTTAA
- the nagB gene encoding glucosamine-6-phosphate deaminase, whose translation MRLIVQDNYDNMSKWAAAYVARKIRTFNPGPRKPFVLGLPTGSSPVGMYRELIRMYEEGIVSFRHVVTFNMDEYVGLDENHPQSYHYFMWDHFFSHIDISRENVHILNGMAQDLTEECRKYEQSIQEAGGIDLFLGGIGPDGHIAFNEPGSSLSSRTRIKTLTKDTKEANSRFFNGDPSQVPDKALTVGVGTIMDSSEILLLASGHNKARALEQSIQQGVNHMCTVSCLQLHPHAIMVSDEEATYELKVGTVKYFKDIEAPNLDHRSMLEDL comes from the coding sequence ATGAGACTTATTGTGCAGGACAATTATGATAACATGAGCAAATGGGCTGCAGCCTATGTGGCCCGGAAAATCCGTACATTCAATCCCGGTCCACGCAAGCCCTTTGTTCTGGGTCTGCCCACAGGATCATCGCCGGTGGGAATGTACCGTGAGCTGATACGGATGTATGAAGAGGGAATCGTCAGTTTCCGGCATGTGGTGACCTTCAACATGGACGAGTATGTGGGACTGGATGAGAATCATCCCCAGAGTTATCACTATTTCATGTGGGACCATTTCTTCTCCCATATAGATATCTCCCGGGAGAACGTCCACATCCTGAACGGTATGGCACAGGATCTTACCGAAGAATGCAGAAAGTATGAACAGTCGATTCAGGAAGCAGGCGGCATCGATTTGTTCCTGGGGGGAATCGGTCCCGACGGACATATCGCATTTAATGAGCCGGGAAGCAGTCTCAGCTCCCGCACCCGTATTAAAACCCTTACCAAAGATACAAAAGAGGCGAACTCACGGTTTTTTAACGGCGATCCCTCACAGGTCCCGGACAAAGCCCTCACTGTGGGAGTAGGTACCATTATGGATTCCTCGGAAATCCTTCTTCTGGCCAGCGGACACAATAAGGCCAGGGCCCTGGAGCAGTCCATCCAGCAGGGAGTCAATCACATGTGTACGGTGAGTTGTCTACAACTCCACCCCCATGCAATTATGGTCAGCGATGAAGAAGCCACGTATGAGCTGAAAGTGGGAACGGTGAAATATTTCAAGGATATTGAAGCACCCAACCTGGACCACCGCAGCATGCTGGAAGATCTATAG
- a CDS encoding ABC transporter substrate-binding protein, translated as MKKIFAVLMLISISTAVFAAGSAEGVEAIQQRGKLILGTSADYAPYEFHTIIDGKDTIVGFDIEIAKVIAADLGVELEIQDIGFDGLLQALNSGKVDMVIAGMTPTEERKKSVDFSDVYYVAQQSVLVRTEDADTYTSIDALAGEPVGAQLSSIQEGLVKDEMPDSRLVALGKIPDLVLELKNEKVEALVVEQPVANGYVQANDDLAISPIQIGDVEGGSAVAVRKGSDELLERINETLQRLMADGSIDRFVAEANELNVTD; from the coding sequence ATGAAAAAGATTTTCGCCGTACTCATGCTCATCAGTATTTCAACTGCAGTATTTGCAGCAGGTTCGGCAGAGGGTGTGGAGGCCATCCAGCAGCGGGGTAAGCTGATACTCGGCACCAGCGCCGATTATGCACCTTACGAGTTCCATACCATTATTGACGGCAAAGATACCATCGTAGGCTTCGATATTGAGATCGCCAAGGTTATTGCCGCCGATCTGGGAGTTGAGCTGGAAATTCAGGATATCGGCTTTGACGGTCTGCTCCAGGCACTCAACAGCGGTAAGGTTGATATGGTTATTGCCGGCATGACTCCCACGGAAGAACGGAAAAAGAGCGTTGATTTCTCGGATGTCTATTATGTGGCCCAGCAGTCGGTGCTTGTCCGGACTGAAGATGCCGATACCTACACCAGCATTGATGCCCTTGCAGGAGAACCGGTGGGAGCCCAGCTTTCTTCAATACAGGAAGGACTGGTAAAAGATGAGATGCCTGATTCCCGTCTTGTAGCCCTGGGAAAAATCCCCGACCTTGTTCTTGAGCTGAAAAACGAAAAAGTGGAAGCCCTGGTGGTTGAGCAGCCTGTTGCTAACGGATATGTGCAGGCCAACGACGACCTGGCCATATCACCCATTCAGATCGGTGACGTTGAAGGCGGTTCGGCTGTGGCCGTGCGGAAAGGTTCAGACGAGCTGCTTGAACGGATCAATGAAACCCTTCAAAGGCTGATGGCCGACGGCTCAATCGACAGATTTGTTGCCGAAGCCAATGAGCTGAATGTTACGGACTGA
- a CDS encoding ROK family transcriptional regulator yields MRAEIMTAGNQTFQKQANLSLVLRRIREHGMISRVELSRILGLKKSTVTNIIAELMDRGIVEQRKEGEASSMGGRKPVYLGIRPGIAGILGLEIELGFYRAVYLDLSGNRLWSGYAEVPPLPLEHMFDYIIQHIQKDIEATGVPPAGIGVAVPGSVDLEQGKIIESVTFKLNDFDFAGKISSRYSIPVFLENDTNCGAWGELWRRNDEKVNFLYLLIRFHFHNLEKTEKPGVGLGLVINGQVYYGSSFRAGELGSNLWDEEGTEYLHMSSEELLRIKEDPRLMEKFLEALFRKLSESFSILDPSEVFLAGDVDEYRDSIPRVLERLKDDSWFGNPRQREKISFSKGGEMEMPFGAACMVLERLYSIPQLGSSRGRIHIDWEHVFEIPETGASHMLGTV; encoded by the coding sequence ATGAGGGCGGAAATTATGACGGCTGGAAATCAGACCTTTCAAAAACAGGCGAACCTCTCACTGGTTCTGCGGCGGATCAGGGAACACGGAATGATCAGCCGGGTAGAACTCTCCCGAATTCTGGGGCTGAAGAAATCCACGGTAACCAACATTATTGCCGAGCTCATGGACAGGGGCATTGTGGAGCAGCGCAAGGAAGGAGAAGCTTCGAGCATGGGGGGACGCAAGCCCGTGTACCTGGGAATCCGCCCGGGGATTGCCGGTATTCTGGGCCTGGAAATCGAACTTGGGTTTTACCGGGCCGTCTACCTCGATTTGTCAGGTAACCGGCTGTGGAGCGGTTACGCCGAGGTGCCGCCGCTGCCTCTGGAACATATGTTTGACTATATTATCCAGCACATTCAAAAAGATATTGAAGCCACCGGGGTACCTCCGGCGGGCATCGGCGTGGCAGTTCCCGGTTCTGTTGACCTGGAACAGGGAAAGATCATCGAAAGCGTGACGTTCAAACTGAACGATTTCGATTTCGCAGGAAAAATATCATCCAGATATTCCATCCCCGTGTTTCTGGAGAACGACACCAACTGCGGCGCATGGGGGGAGCTGTGGAGACGGAATGATGAAAAGGTGAACTTCCTCTATCTTCTGATCCGCTTCCACTTTCATAACCTGGAAAAAACCGAAAAACCGGGTGTGGGGCTGGGTCTGGTTATTAATGGTCAAGTGTATTACGGATCCAGTTTCCGGGCCGGTGAACTGGGTTCCAATCTCTGGGACGAGGAAGGAACCGAGTACCTTCACATGAGCAGCGAGGAGCTACTCCGGATCAAGGAAGATCCCCGGCTCATGGAAAAATTCCTGGAAGCGCTCTTCCGGAAACTTTCCGAAAGTTTCAGCATTCTCGATCCTTCTGAGGTATTTCTTGCCGGCGACGTGGACGAATACCGGGACAGCATTCCCCGGGTACTGGAGCGGCTGAAGGATGACAGCTGGTTCGGAAACCCCCGGCAGCGGGAAAAAATCAGTTTCAGCAAAGGCGGCGAGATGGAGATGCCCTTCGGAGCGGCATGCATGGTTCTTGAACGCCTCTACAGCATTCCCCAGCTCGGCAGCAGCCGGGGCCGGATACATATCGACTGGGAGCATGTCTTTGAAATCCCGGAAACCGGCGCATCTCACATGCTCGGAACTGTGTGA
- a CDS encoding ROK family protein has protein sequence MYSLGIDIGGTSIKACLYRMGEPGGGLEAVAEPLRQATPSDGSYRSMLDLLHRIIDHHRELIPSEQRNSGMQIGLGTPGLVDSRGYLRGDAVNIPGWTGVQLKDELSEYAGVEVQVANDVNMAAYAEWRLGAGTGSDSMVFISLGTGIGSGIITRGGPVAGHTGMAGEIGHLVVEPGGRQCKCGLKGCLERYSSASGIALTAQELAETGGPELDGPLRSLIQGNRIQRSRILGNPIPEQRAVSDVAPPSVAPATVDFRDVPPGASSTAQPRTQRPAGPDNPADAQGVYEALEQGDPLARAVHASSSRRLAQAAAAVAHMLNPRLIVLGGGVLAAGDVIVQGVKEHLHEFVMPMALDDLEIRRTVLGPDAGMLGAAAMAADFAGEGYSLSSS, from the coding sequence ATGTACAGTCTGGGAATTGATATCGGCGGGACCAGTATTAAAGCATGCCTGTACCGCATGGGCGAACCGGGGGGCGGGCTGGAAGCCGTTGCCGAACCGTTGAGACAGGCAACCCCCTCCGACGGATCCTACCGCAGCATGCTGGACCTGCTTCACCGCATTATTGATCATCACCGGGAACTGATCCCCTCAGAACAGCGGAATTCAGGAATGCAGATCGGCCTGGGCACACCGGGACTGGTGGACAGCCGGGGGTACCTCCGGGGGGATGCGGTGAACATTCCCGGCTGGACCGGCGTACAGCTGAAGGATGAGCTCTCGGAATACGCAGGGGTGGAAGTGCAGGTCGCCAACGATGTGAACATGGCCGCCTATGCCGAGTGGCGGCTGGGTGCCGGAACCGGCAGCGACTCCATGGTCTTTATCTCGCTGGGTACCGGTATTGGATCGGGCATCATCACCCGGGGGGGGCCGGTAGCCGGTCATACGGGGATGGCCGGAGAGATCGGCCATCTGGTGGTGGAGCCCGGAGGCCGGCAGTGCAAATGCGGCCTGAAAGGATGCCTGGAACGCTACTCTTCGGCTTCGGGGATCGCCCTCACTGCACAGGAGCTGGCGGAAACCGGAGGCCCCGAGCTGGACGGCCCCCTGCGAAGCCTCATACAGGGAAACCGAATACAGAGAAGCCGCATACTGGGAAACCCCATACCTGAACAGCGCGCCGTCTCCGACGTTGCGCCGCCCAGCGTTGCTCCGGCCACAGTTGATTTCCGGGACGTCCCCCCGGGGGCCAGCTCAACAGCCCAGCCGCGCACACAACGGCCGGCCGGCCCTGACAATCCGGCGGACGCACAAGGGGTGTATGAGGCCCTTGAACAGGGCGATCCCCTGGCCCGGGCGGTACACGCCTCCAGTTCACGGCGTCTGGCACAGGCAGCAGCAGCGGTGGCTCACATGCTGAATCCCCGGCTCATTGTGTTGGGCGGCGGAGTTCTGGCCGCAGGAGATGTAATCGTTCAGGGAGTGAAGGAACATCTTCATGAATTTGTGATGCCCATGGCTCTGGATGATCTGGAAATCCGCCGCACGGTTCTGGGCCCGGATGCGGGCATGCTGGGCGCCGCCGCAATGGCGGCGGATTTCGCCGGGGAAGGCTACTCGCTGAGCTCCAGCTGA